One genomic segment of Streptomyces sp. NBC_00239 includes these proteins:
- a CDS encoding response regulator: MTAVPPPGRTPPPGPARTADPVRVLVVEDDPVAAAAHALYVGRVPGFTVAGTAHTVAEARRALERTPVDLLLLDLYLPDGHGLGLARALRAAGHRIDVIAVTSARDLAVVRESVSLGVVQYVLKPFAFPTLRDRLQRYAEYRTAAAGEAGGQDDVDRALAALRTPRPAALPKGLSAPTLDRVAGILRGAADGGVTAAAAAEAAGISRITARRYLEHLVDTDRAVRAPRYGQVGRPELCYRWVEGP, from the coding sequence ATGACCGCCGTCCCGCCCCCGGGCCGCACCCCGCCCCCGGGCCCTGCCCGTACCGCTGACCCGGTACGGGTGCTCGTCGTCGAGGACGACCCGGTCGCGGCCGCCGCGCACGCCCTCTACGTGGGACGGGTGCCCGGTTTCACCGTCGCGGGCACCGCCCACACCGTGGCCGAGGCCCGCCGGGCCCTGGAACGGACCCCCGTCGACCTGCTCCTCCTCGACCTGTACCTGCCCGACGGGCACGGGCTGGGGCTCGCCCGCGCCCTGCGCGCCGCCGGACACCGGATCGACGTGATCGCGGTGACCTCGGCCCGCGACCTCGCCGTGGTCCGCGAGAGCGTCTCGCTCGGCGTCGTGCAGTACGTGCTGAAGCCCTTCGCCTTCCCGACCCTGCGCGACCGGCTCCAGCGGTACGCGGAGTACCGCACCGCCGCGGCCGGCGAGGCGGGCGGCCAGGACGACGTGGACCGGGCCCTCGCCGCCCTGCGCACCCCCCGGCCGGCCGCCCTGCCCAAGGGCCTGAGCGCCCCGACCCTCGACCGGGTGGCCGGGATCCTGCGCGGGGCGGCGGACGGGGGCGTCACCGCGGCCGCGGCCGCCGAGGCGGCCGGCATCTCGAGGATCACCGCCCGGCGCTACCTGGAGCACCTGGTGGACACCGACCGCGCCGTGCGCGCCCCGCGCTACGGCCAGGTGGGCCGCCCGGAGCTCTGCTACCGCTGGGTCGAAGGACCCTGA
- a CDS encoding sensor histidine kinase, producing MFRIPRPRSLAGQLFAMQAVLVAVVVAGCAVFGYAAARDQAVEAAQRQAGAVARAVADSPSVRAAVRGPDPSAALQPYAERVRADAGVDFVTIMDPAGLRWTHPDPRRIGERFLGNTAPALRGDTFSETYTGTLGPSIRVVTPVVDGGRITALVSSGITVQAVSERLGGRLATLAWVAAGALALGGLGTYVINARLRRHTHGMNAAELSRMHDYHQATLHAVREGVLMLDGRRRISLVNDGGRALLGVEGDLLGRNPGELGLPAPLTGALLADGPRVDEVHLTADRVLVVNTSPVAGGGRRGTVVTLRDHTELQALTGELDHERGFTRALRSQAHEAANRLHTVVSLIELGRTDEAVEFATAELELAQALTDQVVTAVDEPVLAALLLGKAAQAHERGVELVVTPDSALPALPALLPSRDLVTVLGNLVDNAVDAVTGSPGARVEVTARGRGDTLVLTVADNGPGLPAGADVFARGWSGKGPGRGLGLALVRQAAHRHGGTVTVAEPAGGGAAFTVRLPLPLPLPLSAPPPPSQAAAPGPGVPGAERPV from the coding sequence ATGTTCCGTATCCCCCGTCCGCGCAGCCTGGCCGGTCAGCTCTTCGCGATGCAGGCCGTGCTGGTCGCGGTGGTCGTCGCGGGCTGCGCCGTGTTCGGCTACGCCGCCGCGCGGGACCAGGCGGTGGAGGCCGCCCAGCGGCAGGCCGGCGCGGTCGCCCGGGCCGTCGCCGACTCCCCGTCCGTACGGGCCGCCGTACGCGGACCCGACCCGTCCGCCGCGCTCCAGCCGTACGCGGAACGGGTGCGGGCCGACGCCGGCGTGGACTTCGTCACGATCATGGATCCGGCGGGGCTCCGCTGGACCCACCCCGACCCGCGCCGCATCGGCGAGCGCTTCCTCGGCAACACCGCGCCCGCGCTGCGCGGCGACACCTTCAGCGAGACGTACACCGGCACCCTCGGCCCCTCGATCCGGGTGGTCACCCCCGTGGTCGACGGCGGCCGCATCACCGCCCTGGTCAGCTCCGGGATCACCGTCCAGGCCGTCAGCGAGCGGCTCGGCGGCCGCCTCGCCACCCTGGCCTGGGTCGCGGCGGGCGCCCTCGCGCTGGGCGGACTCGGCACGTACGTGATCAACGCCCGGCTGCGCCGCCACACCCACGGGATGAACGCCGCCGAGCTGAGCCGCATGCACGACTACCACCAGGCCACCCTGCACGCCGTCCGCGAGGGGGTGCTGATGCTCGACGGCCGGCGCCGGATCTCGCTCGTCAACGACGGCGGCCGCGCGCTGCTCGGCGTCGAGGGCGACCTCCTCGGACGCAACCCCGGGGAACTGGGCCTGCCCGCACCGCTGACCGGGGCGCTGCTCGCGGACGGGCCGCGGGTGGACGAGGTCCACCTGACCGCCGACCGGGTGCTGGTCGTGAACACCTCGCCGGTCGCGGGCGGCGGCCGCCGCGGCACGGTCGTCACCCTGCGCGACCACACCGAACTCCAGGCGCTGACCGGGGAACTGGACCACGAGAGGGGCTTCACGCGGGCGCTGCGCTCGCAGGCCCACGAGGCCGCGAACCGCCTGCACACCGTGGTCTCGCTGATCGAACTCGGGCGCACCGACGAGGCGGTGGAGTTCGCCACCGCCGAACTGGAGCTCGCCCAGGCCCTCACCGACCAGGTGGTGACGGCGGTCGACGAGCCGGTGCTCGCCGCGCTGCTCCTCGGCAAGGCCGCGCAGGCCCACGAGCGGGGGGTGGAGCTCGTGGTCACCCCGGACAGCGCGCTGCCGGCACTGCCCGCGCTGCTTCCCTCCCGCGACCTGGTCACGGTCCTCGGGAACCTCGTGGACAACGCCGTGGACGCGGTCACCGGCAGCCCCGGCGCCCGGGTGGAGGTCACCGCGCGCGGCCGCGGCGACACCCTGGTGCTCACCGTCGCCGACAACGGGCCCGGCCTGCCCGCCGGGGCCGACGTCTTCGCGCGCGGCTGGTCGGGCAAGGGCCCGGGCCGCGGCCTGGGGCTGGCGCTGGTCCGGCAGGCGGCCCACCGGCACGGCGGGACCGTGACGGTGGCCGAACCGGCGGGCGGCGGCGCCGCGTTCACCGTACGCCTGCCGCTGCCGCTGCCGCTGCCGCTGTCGGCGCCGCCGCCTCCGTCGCAGGCGGCGGCGCCCGGGCCCGGGGTGCCGGGTGCGGAGCGGCCGGTATGA
- a CDS encoding cation:dicarboxylate symporter family transporter has translation MSARRERSASRDRTHYLYLAVIAAVVLGIITGFAAPGVAVELKPLGTGFVNLIKMMISPVIFCTIVLGVGSVRKAAKVGAVGGLALGYFMVMSTAALAIGLLVGNLLEPGSGLHLTEAVKEAGAAQAKTGGAESTADFLLGIVPTTLVSAFTGGEVLQTLLVALLCGFALQALGTAGEPVLRGVGHVQKLVFRILAMIMWAAPVGAFGAIAAVVGATGMDALKSLAVIMIGFYTACLLFVFVVLGTLLRVCTGISVFALLKYLGREFLLILSTSSSESALPRLIAKMEHLGVSKPVTGITVPTGYSFNLDGTAIYLTMASLFVAEAMGDPLALGEQVSLLLFMIVASKGAAGVTGAGLATLAGGLQSHRPELVDGVGLIVGIDRFMSEARALTNFAGNAVATVLIGTWTKEFDKERASEVLLGRLPFDERTLLDDHGGAADPAGSGAVAPDAGVPLAKVHDTVAPDAAGQDSAVPEPRPAGH, from the coding sequence GTGTCCGCACGCCGGGAGCGCAGCGCCAGCCGGGACAGAACGCACTACCTCTACCTCGCGGTGATCGCCGCGGTGGTGCTCGGCATCATCACCGGGTTCGCCGCGCCCGGCGTCGCCGTGGAGCTGAAGCCGCTCGGCACCGGCTTCGTGAACCTCATCAAAATGATGATCTCGCCGGTGATCTTCTGCACGATCGTGCTGGGCGTCGGATCGGTCCGCAAGGCGGCCAAGGTGGGCGCGGTAGGCGGCCTGGCCCTCGGCTACTTCATGGTCATGTCCACGGCCGCGCTGGCGATCGGCCTGCTCGTCGGCAACCTGCTGGAGCCGGGCAGCGGACTGCACCTGACGGAGGCCGTCAAGGAGGCGGGCGCGGCGCAGGCCAAGACCGGCGGGGCCGAGTCGACGGCGGACTTCCTGCTCGGGATCGTGCCGACCACGCTGGTGTCCGCCTTCACCGGGGGCGAGGTGCTCCAGACGCTGCTGGTGGCGCTGCTGTGCGGGTTCGCCCTGCAGGCGCTCGGGACGGCGGGCGAGCCGGTGCTGCGCGGAGTCGGGCACGTACAGAAGCTGGTCTTCCGGATCCTCGCCATGATCATGTGGGCGGCGCCGGTGGGTGCGTTCGGGGCGATCGCGGCGGTGGTCGGCGCGACCGGCATGGACGCGCTGAAGTCCCTGGCCGTCATCATGATCGGCTTCTACACGGCCTGTCTGCTCTTCGTCTTCGTGGTGCTGGGCACCCTGCTGCGGGTGTGCACCGGCATCAGCGTGTTCGCACTGCTGAAGTACCTGGGACGGGAGTTCCTGCTGATCCTGTCCACGTCGTCCTCGGAGTCGGCGCTGCCGCGGCTGATCGCGAAGATGGAGCACCTGGGCGTCTCCAAGCCGGTCACCGGCATCACGGTGCCGACCGGGTACTCCTTCAACCTGGACGGGACCGCGATCTATCTGACGATGGCCTCCCTGTTCGTCGCCGAGGCGATGGGCGACCCGCTGGCGCTCGGCGAGCAGGTCTCGCTGCTGCTGTTCATGATCGTGGCCTCGAAGGGCGCGGCCGGAGTGACCGGCGCGGGGCTGGCCACGCTGGCAGGCGGACTCCAGTCGCACCGGCCCGAACTGGTCGACGGGGTGGGCCTGATCGTGGGCATCGACCGCTTCATGAGCGAGGCGCGGGCGCTGACGAACTTCGCGGGCAACGCGGTCGCGACGGTCCTGATCGGGACCTGGACCAAGGAGTTCGACAAGGAGCGGGCGTCCGAGGTGCTGCTCGGCCGGCTGCCGTTCGACGAGCGCACCCTGCTCGACGACCACGGCGGTGCGGCGGACCCGGCCGGGTCCGGTGCGGTCGCCCCGGACGCCGGGGTCCCGCTCGCGAAGGTCCACGACACGGTGGCTCCGGACGCGGCGGGTCAGGACTCGGCGGTTCCGGAGCCCAGGCCGGCCGGGCACTGA
- a CDS encoding DinB family protein: MTPPRIRPPYTADERTQLTGWLEMQRAVVRWKCEGLSEADAHRAVLPGSPLMTAAGLLGHLRWVEHLWFEVVLLGGEAKGPGFEGPEDSEMHVQGIPLARLAEDYARQCARTDEIIAGRSLDETGRHPDFKDSAASLRWILFHMIEETARHAGHLDAIREFIDGETGYF, from the coding sequence ATGACTCCTCCCCGTATCCGGCCGCCGTACACCGCCGACGAGCGCACCCAGCTGACCGGCTGGCTGGAGATGCAGCGGGCCGTCGTGCGGTGGAAGTGCGAGGGCCTCTCCGAGGCCGACGCGCACCGCGCGGTGCTGCCCGGCTCGCCGCTGATGACCGCGGCCGGGCTGCTGGGCCACCTGCGCTGGGTCGAGCACCTGTGGTTCGAGGTGGTGCTCCTCGGCGGCGAGGCCAAGGGGCCGGGCTTCGAGGGTCCCGAGGACTCCGAAATGCACGTCCAGGGGATCCCGCTCGCCCGGCTCGCCGAGGACTACGCGCGGCAGTGCGCCCGTACCGACGAGATCATCGCCGGCCGCTCCCTCGACGAGACCGGCCGGCACCCCGACTTCAAGGACTCGGCGGCGAGCCTGCGCTGGATCCTGTTCCACATGATCGAGGAGACGGCCCGGCACGCCGGACACCTCGACGCGATCCGCGAGTTCATCGACGGCGAGACGGGATACTTCTGA